From Candidatus Omnitrophota bacterium:
GAAGTTGCCGCGCTTCGGGGTCTTGCGGGACGGCGCTCCTCAGGCTTTCACTTACGGCCACAGTCCCAACAACGCGCGCATTGTGATTTCTCAAGGGCTCTTGGAAATTCTGGAGCCCGACGAGATCGAAGCCGTGGTGGCCCACGAAATCGGCCACGTCGTGCACTGGGATATGCTGTTGATGACGCTGGTGCAGGCCGTGCCTCTGATCCTCTACTACATTTATCGCACGTTGATTCGTGTGCGCAGCTCGGGGAATGACAAGAGCGCAGGTCCCCGCATTGCCGTTGCCGTCACCGCGTATATCCTCTACCTCATCAGCCAGTACATTGTGCTTTGGTTTTCCAGGACGCGTGAGTATCATGCGGATCGTTTTGCCGGGCAGGTCACGGGGAGTCCTTCCAGCCTGGCCAGTGCCTTGGTTAAGATTGCCTATGGGTTGGCCGGAGCACAGAAGGAGGGCAGAGAGGGCAAGGACAAACGCGACTCAGGTATCGAAGCCTTAGGTGCGCTGGGAATTTTTGAAAAGGGGAAGGCCAAGGCTTTGGCAGTTTCAAGCTTTTCTTCCAATGTGGCCCCCGGGCAGGTCGATAAGAAAAACCTCAAAGGCGCGATGCGCTGGGATCTTTGGAATCCGTGGGCCAAGTGGCATGAGATTCATTCGACGCATCCCCTAGTGGCCCATCGCTTGCGCTATTTGTCGGATCAGTCTGCAAGTTTGGGACAAGAGCCCTACGTGGTTTTTGATGAAGTTCAACCGGAATCTTACTGGGACGAGTTTGCTGTGGACTTGTGCTTTCACATGGCTCCCTTCTTATTGCCGCTGGTGTATTTAGCCGTCACTGCCTGGACCACGGGTGGTTTTACGGATTGTGCTCCGAAGTCCGTCATTGCAGGCGTTTTGTTTTCGTTGGGTGCGGGCATGCTGATTCGCATGGGGTTTGCGTACAATTCCGAGGCCTTTCCGGAGATGTGTGTGGCAGCTCTGCTCAAACACGTCAAGGTATCTGCGGTTCGCCCGGTGCCTTGTACTTTAAAAGGCCGGGTGATCGGCCGGGGGGTGCCGGGCTATATTCTTTCCGATGATTTTGTGATGCGCGATGACACAGGCATCATCTTTCTCGATATGAGGCAACCTCTGCGTATTTGGGAGATCTTGTTCGGGCTGCTCAAAGCAGGGGAGTACCAGGGCCAGGAAGTCACAGTCAAAGGCTGGTACCGCCGGGCCCCGGTTCCTTATATTGAGCTCAAGAGCATCGAGAGCAACGGTAAAGTACGCAAGAGCTATGCTTTGCCCTTTTACAGAGCGATGGCCCTGCTTCTTGTGATCGTGGGCATTGGGTTGAGCGTGATGCGATAAGCTTTCACTCAAAATCAGGGACAGGTCTCGCTTATCCCTTTAGCTGCAGTAAGTTGCGAGAGGTCCGTCCCCGAGCCATTTGTGAAGCTGTTTTTACCGGGGGGGACGGATCTCTCGTATCTCCTTACAGTGTATAGGGAAGGCGAGAACCGTCCCTAAGTTAACTCGCTGCAGCCAATACGGCTTCCAAATCCTTTTCCGGGGTGGAGATGGGTCGAATATCGAAGTGCTCCACCAGGAAGTTGAAGATGTTCGGGGTGATAAAGGCCGGTAAGCTGGGGCCCAATCGGATTCCCTTAATCCCCAAGGAAAGCAGGGAAAGCAGGATGACCACGGCTTTTTGTTCGTACCAAGACAGGATGAGCGTGAGCGGCAGGTCATTAACTCCGCACTCAAAGGCGCCGGCCAAGAGCTCGGCAATCTTGATGGCCGAGTAGGCATCGTTGCACTGGCCCAGATCCAAGAGGCGCGGGATCCCGCCGATATTGCCGAAGTCCAGATGATTGAAGCGGAACTTCCCGCAGGCCAAGGTGAGGATCACGCAGTCTTCGGGAACTTGCTGGGTGAACTCCGTGTAATAGTTACGGCCCGGTTTTGCCCCGTCGCAACCGCCCACCAGAAAGAAGTGCTTGATGGCGCCCGCCTTAACAGCCTCCACGACTTTGTCCGCCACGTTTGCCACGGCATTGCGGCCGCAACCGGTCAGCAAAGTGCCGCCCTCGTTTTCTTCAAAGCCATTGAGTTCCAAGGCCTTCTCAATCACAGGGCTGAAGTCACGCTTCTGAATGTGGATGATCCCCGGCCAACCCACCTCGCCGCCGGTGAACACGCGGTCCTTGTAGTTCTCCTGGGGCTCCTGGATGCAGTTGGTGGTGAAATAGACGGCAGCCGGGATATTGTTGAACTCGCGTTGCTGGTTCTGCCATCCGGTGCCGAAGTGGCCCGCAAAATGTGCGTACTTCTTGAAGGCCGGATATCCGTGAGCCGGGAGCATCTCGCCGTGAGTGTAGACGTTGATGCCTTTGCCTTCGGTTTGCTTTAGGAGTTCCTCCATATCGAGGAGATCGTGGCCCGTAATAATGATGGCCGGGCCTTTTTTCCGGCCGGTGGAAACCGGTGTGGGCTCAGGATGCCCGAAGCGCGTGGTGTGCGCTTCGTCCAGGATCTCCATGCAACGGATATTCACCTGTCCGCAGCGCATGTTTAGATCCACCAGAGCCTCCAAAGTGATCTCCGAATCATTGAGCGCCGCGAGAGCTTCGGAGATGAAGGCAAAGATGCACTCGTCTTCATAGCCCAACACAGAAGCGTGTTCCGCATAGGCGGCCAGCCCCTTAATTCCATAGGTGAGAAGGTGCTGGAGGGAACGAATGTCTTCATTCGGGTGATCCCCGGTGATCTGAAGCCTTGCGGCCTGCGCGCTAAGTTCCTCGCGTGAGTCTTTGGGCTCGAATGTCACGGAATCCGGGACAGAGGCGGGATTGCCTGCGAGTGCTTGCGCGTTCTTCTTGACTTGTTCTGCCTCGCGAATGGTTTCGACTAAGCGATCCGGATCAAAGTTGACATTGGTGACGGTGATGAAGAGGCCGCGGAGGATAAAACGGTCGATCTCCACGTCCGACTTGCCGTTCTTCCGGGCTGCGTGGGCTAAATAGCCGATCCCCTTGAGCTGGTGGATGATGATGTCCTGGAGCCCGGCGGCCTCGGGGGTCTTTCCGCACACGCCTTCGGTATGGCAACCCTGGCCCCGGTACGCTTGCTCACACTGATAACAAAACATGCTCATACCCTGATCTCCTTTGTGGGTCGTGATACGATAAAACTGCTGCTGCGAGTCTCTTTAAAAGAGTACCTTCTGAGTGACTGCAGAGCCTTGATCCGGGTCAAGGGATTGAGAATCTGGGGGGCCTTTATGCCGGTTGACCATTTATTGCCGCAACTCGATTTTTTTAAAGGACTTAGCCAGGAGACCCAGAAGGCTCTCGCGTCTATTTGTGTCCGGAAGGGCCTCCAAAGGAAGGAAGTGCTGTTCCGCGAAGGGGATCGGGGCCAGGGGCTATACCTCTTGGAGAGCGGGTCGGTTCAACTGTACAAGACCGGTTCCGAGGGCAAGGAAGTGGTGATCAAGGTGCTCAAACCGGGGGAGCTCTTTGCAGTCGTTGTTCTGTTTGAGCAAGAAAACTATCCGGTGAGCGCCCTGGCTTTGCAGGACAGTCTGGTCTACCTGATGCCCAGGCAGGATTTTCACACTCTTCTGGACAATGCGGATTTGCGCAATGATTTCATCCGCAGCTTGCTCCAGAAGCAGCGGCATCTGGCCGATCGCATCCTTCAACTCAGCAGCGAAGATATAGAGGAAAGGCTCCGGCGCTTTTTAGAGGACCACTACGGTGAAAAGCCCATCATCACACCGGCCCTAAGCAAACGGGAAGTGGCTGCGGCCATTGGCACTGTGCCGGAGACTCTCTCCCGGCTTCTGCAAAAACTCAAATCGGAAGGCCGGCTTGTTTGGGAAGAGAAGATCATTCACGTGGACCGCTCTTTCTGGACAAAACGTGATTCTCGTCATATCACACCTCCTTGCAGTGTTGACGGAGCCAAAACCAAGGAGTAGCCGCTATGGACCCCAGCCGGCAGTGACCTCTTCCCCTGACAGTGCCGTTCAAACATGTACGTCCGCGAAGATCCCGTTAACCCATTGTTGGATAATAAGTTAACCTTTTTAAGGCATGAAAAACGGCGGATTTTCTGTTTGCGGCGGATTGTTGATCCGCCTGGCGAGATTCAATGTGATATATTCTATATATAGATATTAAAGACATATTAAAATAGACGGCTCTAATTTTGCTAAGGGACTCCTCCATGATTCAGTCACTTTTCCGGACATTGGCCTTTGTGTTGGGCCTTATACCGCTTGCAATAACCCCTTGCCTTGCGCCGGCCATTGCCGAAACACCGGTTATTCAGGGCACAGCCTTGGCTGTCAGGCCCTTCTTT
This genomic window contains:
- a CDS encoding M48 family metalloprotease; the protein is MNCPNCRAVELKPMLTKQGVELDYCPQCKGVWMDRGEIYHFVKNPGKVEAKLQAALKRQQPTQRICPRSGKPMVVIEYPAGPTLDYSPSNGGLWFDAGEFKLLQETERQFDASPDRKVWMHEQEQASRQLKIRSGLLPLPNLFLRSTLTLTGLYALLGAVLIAAVEFAGVRPDLAVGIGLAVIFLQFLVGPWFMDLTLRWLYRIDWGVAGMPPHLHEFMQKACKEKKMKLPRFGVLRDGAPQAFTYGHSPNNARIVISQGLLEILEPDEIEAVVAHEIGHVVHWDMLLMTLVQAVPLILYYIYRTLIRVRSSGNDKSAGPRIAVAVTAYILYLISQYIVLWFSRTREYHADRFAGQVTGSPSSLASALVKIAYGLAGAQKEGREGKDKRDSGIEALGALGIFEKGKAKALAVSSFSSNVAPGQVDKKNLKGAMRWDLWNPWAKWHEIHSTHPLVAHRLRYLSDQSASLGQEPYVVFDEVQPESYWDEFAVDLCFHMAPFLLPLVYLAVTAWTTGGFTDCAPKSVIAGVLFSLGAGMLIRMGFAYNSEAFPEMCVAALLKHVKVSAVRPVPCTLKGRVIGRGVPGYILSDDFVMRDDTGIIFLDMRQPLRIWEILFGLLKAGEYQGQEVTVKGWYRRAPVPYIELKSIESNGKVRKSYALPFYRAMALLLVIVGIGLSVMR
- the hcp gene encoding hydroxylamine reductase, encoding MFCYQCEQAYRGQGCHTEGVCGKTPEAAGLQDIIIHQLKGIGYLAHAARKNGKSDVEIDRFILRGLFITVTNVNFDPDRLVETIREAEQVKKNAQALAGNPASVPDSVTFEPKDSREELSAQAARLQITGDHPNEDIRSLQHLLTYGIKGLAAYAEHASVLGYEDECIFAFISEALAALNDSEITLEALVDLNMRCGQVNIRCMEILDEAHTTRFGHPEPTPVSTGRKKGPAIIITGHDLLDMEELLKQTEGKGINVYTHGEMLPAHGYPAFKKYAHFAGHFGTGWQNQQREFNNIPAAVYFTTNCIQEPQENYKDRVFTGGEVGWPGIIHIQKRDFSPVIEKALELNGFEENEGGTLLTGCGRNAVANVADKVVEAVKAGAIKHFFLVGGCDGAKPGRNYYTEFTQQVPEDCVILTLACGKFRFNHLDFGNIGGIPRLLDLGQCNDAYSAIKIAELLAGAFECGVNDLPLTLILSWYEQKAVVILLSLLSLGIKGIRLGPSLPAFITPNIFNFLVEHFDIRPISTPEKDLEAVLAAAS
- a CDS encoding Crp/Fnr family transcriptional regulator; the encoded protein is MPVDHLLPQLDFFKGLSQETQKALASICVRKGLQRKEVLFREGDRGQGLYLLESGSVQLYKTGSEGKEVVIKVLKPGELFAVVVLFEQENYPVSALALQDSLVYLMPRQDFHTLLDNADLRNDFIRSLLQKQRHLADRILQLSSEDIEERLRRFLEDHYGEKPIITPALSKREVAAAIGTVPETLSRLLQKLKSEGRLVWEEKIIHVDRSFWTKRDSRHITPPCSVDGAKTKE